A stretch of DNA from Saccharospirillaceae bacterium:
ACTTATACATTTGAGTAGTTAGCGCTAACTGTAGAACAGTCAGCCTTTTTCCGGTGGTGTTGATGACTCTTCAATCTTCAGGTTCATGGCAACAACGCCAGGTATTCCAAATACTTTTTCAATCACACTTTCACATTGATACACAAAATGCTGGCCTTTAGCTGCCTCAAATTCGACTTTAGGCAGTGAATAATCCTCCCCTAAAGTGCAACGAAACTCCAATGTGTATTTTCCCGGTTGAATATAGGCTGTTTCCCATCTCACGTACTCAAGAAAGTCCTTTTCACCAATAACTTCCTTACCATCTTGGTCAATCACTCTTATTAAACGAGCACTTGGAATATTACTAAAAAGACTACCGTTATTAAGAGACGTTATTGAAAATAGCTCTTCTTCACTCTGCCCTTCATTCTTGTAGTAAGCGACCTTGGGAGCAACAGCGCACCCGACAAGCCCAATAGCTAAACCACACAGTATTAAGTTTTTCATATCCATTCCTAATAAAACTATCGATTGAGATTGTAACAGTAACCCCTGAACATTCTGAACCTTTCCCTTATCGCCCAATCTCACATAGAATGGTGTCTTAACGCCGAAGCTGCTCCGTCTAAGTTTGGTCTTCACATACCTCTGTGAGCCTGAATAGGACGTGTCAGCCGTGATGGCTCCAGACATACCGTCTGATAGCTGCATCACCAGGGTTCTGTGGGAAACCACCGGGCCTCCCGCATTTGGAAAGGTGTAGAGAGATGAATACATATACCCGGATTCCGGCCGTAGAGCTGGAACCTTATGGGTCGATTCCGCCTGCAGTTGGTTCCAGGTTAGAAGATCTGGACGCAACACGGCAGGCTCATGACACTCAATTCAAAGACACGCATGGTCGGCGGTTCAGCTACCTGCGCTTGTCAATCACCGATGTCTGCAACTTCCGTTGTGACTATTGCCTGCCCGATGGTTATCAATGTTCGGATAAAACCGAGCCGTTATCGCTGGAAGAAATCCGTCAGTTGGCCAAGACCTTTGCCGCCCACGGCACACGCAAAATTCGTATTACTGGCGGTGAACCGGTATTGCGCAAAGACCTGCCGCAAATTATTGCAGCGCTAAAGCAAACCCCCGGCATTGAAACCGTCGCGCTAACCACCAACGGCTATAAGATCAACCAGCATATCGATAGCTGGCAAGCCGCCGGACTCGATCAGCTCAATGTCAGCATCGACAGTTTAGACCCAAAAGTCTTCCAAACCATCACCGGCCACAACCGCCTACAGGAAATACTCAACGGCATAGATCGCGCGTTTGAGCTGGGCTTTACAGATGTGAAGGTGAATGCGGTTCTGCTGAAAAGCCATAATGGTGGTGAACTGCAAAGTTTCCTTAACTGGATTAAATTTACGCCGGTTACCCTGCGTTTTATTGAGCTGATGAAAACCGGACAAAATCCGGATTATTTCGCTAAACACCACCTCAGCGGTGAGCAGATCAAACAGCAGTTATTGGCAAATGGCTGGCAGCAAAAAATCCGTAGTAAAGACGCAGGCCCAGCTCAGGAATTCGATCA
This window harbors:
- the moaA gene encoding GTP 3',8-cyclase MoaA; this translates as MNTYTRIPAVELEPYGSIPPAVGSRLEDLDATRQAHDTQFKDTHGRRFSYLRLSITDVCNFRCDYCLPDGYQCSDKTEPLSLEEIRQLAKTFAAHGTRKIRITGGEPVLRKDLPQIIAALKQTPGIETVALTTNGYKINQHIDSWQAAGLDQLNVSIDSLDPKVFQTITGHNRLQEILNGIDRAFELGFTDVKVNAVLLKSHNGGELQSFLNWIKFTPVTLRFIELMKTGQNPDYFAKHHLSGEQIKQQLLANGWQQKIRSKDAGPAQEFDHPDYQGSIGLIMPYSKNFCSSCNRLRISALGKLHLCLFGEQGYDLRHFMTDGKQAQLETAIQELLRDKKATHFLHDGQTGAIQHFAQIGG